One window of Ignavibacteriota bacterium genomic DNA carries:
- a CDS encoding exo-alpha-sialidase: protein MPRSVWAVSILRETTTGTTADGTLYRSTDHGATWTALETPVKWSSGYTTAWAFSRDGDLYFARDGEATGIMRSTDMGATWTIINEGLTTTRVIPLLCHPNGFVYAGTNGAGVFRTKDPLLTGTATLTLRTAARIGQPPYASLLRYRLTDSAHVSVREVTAPPESAAIFPTLLAGDRYGYTVRQTVAGPWRDLFLGEKGPLAIADHEVKADTLVPSTPYITGVVMQIDSSGELLPPGGRHLVSPGTKIRVTVDVKNPAAAESVAVRLTALFDRDTTGTSDLSAVFDAVTIAGVRRRQCRPWCNPCVRGSTMHRSVSGQPRRATRTPSPMGRCGWLRYSASRRHPGRLPGSR, encoded by the coding sequence ATGCCACGATCGGTCTGGGCGGTATCCATCCTTCGGGAGACTACTACGGGAACAACGGCTGACGGCACCCTGTACAGGTCGACCGATCACGGTGCGACGTGGACCGCGCTCGAAACACCGGTGAAGTGGAGCTCCGGGTACACCACCGCCTGGGCATTCAGTCGTGACGGCGATCTCTACTTCGCGCGCGATGGCGAGGCGACGGGCATCATGCGGTCCACGGACATGGGAGCAACCTGGACCATCATCAATGAAGGCCTCACGACAACGCGCGTCATTCCGCTCCTTTGTCATCCCAATGGCTTTGTGTATGCGGGAACGAACGGCGCCGGTGTCTTCAGAACGAAGGACCCGCTGCTCACCGGTACGGCGACGCTCACGCTCCGCACGGCCGCCCGCATCGGCCAGCCTCCATACGCATCCCTGCTCCGGTACCGGCTCACGGATTCAGCGCACGTCAGTGTCAGGGAAGTGACCGCCCCGCCGGAATCAGCCGCGATATTCCCCACGCTGCTCGCCGGCGATCGGTACGGGTATACCGTTCGTCAGACCGTTGCCGGGCCCTGGCGTGATCTGTTCCTCGGCGAGAAGGGTCCGCTTGCGATCGCCGACCATGAGGTGAAGGCCGATACTCTTGTGCCTTCTACACCGTACATCACCGGTGTTGTCATGCAGATCGACAGCTCCGGCGAACTGTTGCCGCCGGGCGGCCGGCACCTGGTGTCGCCGGGGACAAAGATCCGGGTCACGGTTGACGTGAAGAATCCCGCGGCCGCGGAATCCGTCGCGGTGCGTTTGACCGCGCTCTTCGACCGCGACACCACGGGCACATCCGACCTCAGCGCGGTGTTCGATGCGGTGACCATCGCCGGGGTGAGACGAAGACAGTGTCGGCCGTGGTGCAACCCATGCGTGCGGGGGAGTACCATGCATCGGTCGGTGTCAGGGCAACCACGCCGCGCTACACGAACACCCTCACCGATGGGACGGTGTGGATGGCTCCGGTATTCAGCCTCACGACGGCATCCGGGGCGGCTCCCTGGGAGCCGTTGA
- a CDS encoding VCBS repeat-containing protein: MSTQLNPLEVEQRYQELLLSLSLPATPYQRLAAIASFLGFLGDAAAVFESHVIDVAERFRFCVPSLHASGYAPERLEQICSVIEAGFRRTSGAMETPGVKPGLDRMKIVCALAYAHVASWDEMFRVIGFPRPSGIDLARQPPGSAGLRAIEAVILPSDRSLRERVEEIRLVLAAGTDAHPHAAWFPVVERHAEAGMPHSGALRQVRARILGHSADGHESITPDVAVLGVDHTGSGLTTIPMQAVRAWLARCGVPDDVPMVGQVSFGGNHALHEGSSSDLAVAAVLACAVLRHNHERMQYAIREGVAFTGGLDADGVAQPVDDDTLCVKVEAAFYSPVEVLVVPRGQTERAESCVQDLRARYPRRILEIVGVRTLSDAFYDLRIIIPERASLLMHTVGVLWRRRSRTVALASTTVLLLIGAWYTLGRMDREPIRVEYEGDRLSVLNRYDAAIEEITVGEPTVTKWGLNSTSWDAQHGFAFADADRDGKKDLIYAQNTEPGSGGGSTELIAYSLEDHRRIWATSITGAYDFPERPDSRAGTFTINDIVAGDVDSDGVTDVYVASAHTPSFPGMVQRFDVQTGRMMQTYVNTGHIADIALADLDTDGIAELLVCGTNNAFNRAFLAMIDARSIEGCSPHTRAYDCASPATGRERAYAILPRSVLGTTLGVDQKGNGALHLRVDNVKGEVTVCVNDNKGHVYKTPVIVQIILNFAFDRAMVPLTVTAGDSYDRTATWAVEQNLLRELPSPLYLEGLKNEIRMWRLGVEVEPARP; encoded by the coding sequence ATGAGTACCCAACTCAATCCGCTGGAGGTCGAGCAGCGGTATCAGGAACTCCTGCTATCGCTCTCCCTTCCGGCTACACCATATCAGCGTCTGGCGGCCATCGCTTCCTTCCTCGGGTTCCTCGGGGATGCGGCGGCCGTCTTCGAATCCCATGTCATCGATGTCGCGGAGCGCTTCCGGTTCTGTGTGCCCTCCCTCCATGCATCAGGATATGCGCCGGAGCGTCTCGAGCAGATCTGCAGCGTGATCGAGGCGGGGTTCCGGCGGACATCCGGTGCGATGGAAACGCCGGGAGTGAAACCGGGGTTGGACCGGATGAAGATCGTATGTGCGCTGGCTTATGCGCATGTCGCTTCTTGGGATGAGATGTTCCGTGTCATCGGGTTCCCGCGGCCCTCCGGCATCGACCTTGCCCGGCAACCACCGGGGAGTGCCGGCCTCCGGGCGATCGAAGCCGTCATCCTCCCCTCTGACCGATCGTTGCGCGAGCGGGTGGAAGAGATCCGGCTTGTGCTCGCGGCCGGGACGGATGCCCATCCGCATGCAGCATGGTTCCCGGTGGTCGAGCGTCACGCGGAAGCCGGCATGCCCCACAGCGGCGCACTCCGGCAGGTGCGTGCGCGCATCCTGGGGCACAGCGCCGACGGGCACGAGAGCATCACGCCCGATGTGGCCGTGCTGGGTGTCGACCACACCGGGAGCGGGCTCACCACCATCCCGATGCAGGCCGTACGGGCGTGGCTTGCGCGGTGCGGTGTTCCGGATGATGTGCCGATGGTGGGTCAGGTGAGTTTTGGTGGCAACCATGCACTGCATGAGGGGAGCTCCTCCGATCTTGCGGTCGCCGCGGTGCTGGCATGTGCCGTGCTGCGCCACAATCATGAGCGGATGCAGTACGCGATCCGTGAGGGGGTCGCGTTCACCGGTGGGCTCGATGCGGATGGCGTGGCCCAACCCGTGGATGACGACACGTTGTGCGTGAAGGTGGAGGCGGCATTCTACTCGCCGGTGGAGGTGCTGGTCGTCCCGCGCGGACAGACGGAACGCGCGGAATCCTGCGTGCAGGACCTCCGTGCGCGGTATCCGCGGCGCATTTTGGAGATCGTCGGTGTACGTACGCTCAGCGACGCCTTCTACGACCTGCGCATCATCATCCCGGAGCGTGCATCGCTGCTGATGCACACGGTGGGAGTCCTGTGGCGGAGGAGATCGCGGACCGTTGCCCTGGCATCGACCACGGTGCTCCTGCTCATCGGTGCCTGGTACACGCTCGGCCGCATGGACCGTGAGCCCATACGTGTGGAGTATGAGGGCGACCGGCTCTCTGTTCTGAACAGGTATGATGCCGCGATCGAGGAGATCACGGTCGGAGAACCGACGGTCACCAAGTGGGGACTGAATTCCACGTCCTGGGATGCGCAGCACGGATTCGCATTTGCCGATGCGGATCGTGATGGCAAGAAGGACCTCATCTATGCGCAGAACACCGAACCGGGGTCCGGCGGGGGTTCGACGGAACTGATCGCGTATTCCCTCGAAGATCATCGGCGCATCTGGGCGACATCGATCACGGGAGCCTACGATTTTCCGGAACGTCCGGATAGCAGGGCCGGGACATTCACGATCAACGACATCGTTGCCGGTGATGTCGACAGTGATGGCGTCACCGACGTCTATGTGGCATCTGCCCATACCCCCAGCTTCCCGGGGATGGTCCAGAGGTTCGATGTGCAGACGGGAAGAATGATGCAGACGTACGTCAACACCGGGCACATCGCGGACATCGCCCTTGCCGACCTCGATACGGATGGTATCGCGGAGTTGCTTGTGTGCGGGACGAACAATGCCTTCAACCGGGCGTTCCTTGCGATGATCGATGCACGGTCCATAGAAGGCTGCTCGCCGCATACCCGGGCATATGACTGCGCCTCACCGGCCACAGGACGGGAGAGGGCCTATGCCATTCTCCCCAGGAGCGTGCTGGGAACAACCCTCGGTGTGGACCAGAAGGGCAATGGCGCGCTCCACCTGCGGGTGGACAACGTGAAGGGCGAGGTCACGGTATGTGTCAATGATAACAAAGGGCATGTGTACAAGACGCCGGTGATCGTGCAGATCATCCTGAATTTTGCTTTTGACAGAGCGATGGTTCCCCTGACGGTCACGGCCGGGGACTCCTACGACAGGACCGCCACCTGGGCGGTGGAGCAGAACCTGTTGCGGGAACTGCCGTCGCCATTGTATCTCGAGGGTTTGAAGAACGAGATACGGATGTGGAGGCTGGGCGTTGAGGTGGAGCCGGCCCGGCCCTGA
- a CDS encoding MFS transporter, whose translation MNTRYRYYALAASLLVQVCLGAIYAWSVFVAPLRLAAGLSQTIAQLPFTFFYFCFPLTMLFAGRILHRFGPRACAMTGGGVFGAGWLVASLGGMSYAWTVAGIGVLAGIGVGIVYVVPIAVLVRWFPASRGAVTGLAVAGFGGGALLISQIAGALIGAGMGPFEVFRLLGIAFVALSVPAGWLMVFPPGSTGTAEEPLAVKSVVRRREFLVLYLCMVMGLAAGFAVNANMRDLSAQGGLQSGLIAVGVFAVANAAGRPLWGSLFDRMQPRTVVLMNLAGQAVLLLTAGLWLRGDAGYLAFAALVGLHYGGVLVLYAAMVVRIWGAPQVGQVYGLLFSANMIAAPAATLSGAWFDAGGGFLAPLAVIAICILCAAVVFGRTPSFRGM comes from the coding sequence ATGAACACCCGGTACAGGTATTACGCTCTTGCCGCATCGCTCCTCGTGCAGGTGTGCCTCGGCGCCATCTATGCGTGGTCGGTCTTCGTTGCCCCGTTACGCCTTGCCGCCGGGCTCTCCCAGACCATCGCCCAGTTGCCGTTCACGTTCTTCTATTTCTGTTTCCCCCTGACGATGCTCTTCGCGGGCCGGATCCTCCACCGCTTCGGGCCGCGGGCCTGTGCGATGACCGGCGGTGGGGTGTTCGGCGCCGGCTGGCTGGTCGCATCGCTGGGTGGCATGTCGTACGCATGGACGGTGGCCGGGATAGGCGTCCTCGCGGGCATCGGCGTGGGGATCGTGTACGTGGTGCCCATCGCCGTTCTCGTGCGCTGGTTCCCGGCATCACGCGGCGCGGTGACGGGGCTCGCCGTGGCGGGATTCGGTGGCGGCGCGTTGCTGATCAGCCAGATCGCGGGCGCGCTGATCGGCGCCGGCATGGGGCCGTTCGAGGTCTTCCGTCTCCTCGGCATCGCGTTCGTGGCCCTGAGCGTGCCGGCTGGCTGGCTGATGGTGTTCCCGCCGGGGAGTACCGGTACCGCGGAGGAGCCCCTCGCCGTGAAGAGCGTGGTGCGGCGGCGGGAGTTCCTCGTCCTGTATCTGTGTATGGTGATGGGGCTTGCCGCTGGTTTTGCCGTGAACGCGAACATGCGTGACCTTTCCGCGCAGGGTGGTTTGCAGTCAGGATTGATCGCCGTCGGTGTGTTCGCTGTTGCGAATGCCGCGGGGCGACCGCTCTGGGGATCCCTCTTCGACCGGATGCAACCGCGCACCGTGGTGCTCATGAATCTTGCGGGCCAGGCAGTGTTGTTGCTCACCGCGGGGCTGTGGCTGCGTGGCGATGCAGGCTATCTTGCGTTCGCGGCGCTCGTCGGGTTGCACTATGGAGGCGTGCTGGTGTTGTATGCTGCGATGGTCGTCCGTATCTGGGGCGCACCGCAGGTAGGACAGGTGTATGGACTGTTGTTCTCCGCGAACATGATCGCGGCGCCGGCGGCCACGCTCAGCGGTGCGTGGTTCGATGCGGGCGGTGGATTTCTTGCACCGCTCGCGGTGATCGCCATATGCATCCTGTGTGCTGCAGTCGTGTTCGGGCGCACACCATCATTCCGCGGAATGTGA
- a CDS encoding M6 family metalloprotease domain-containing protein, with the protein MPYALQHLPELRSLGVDGAWAAPALREQVQAVPGGRPLRTLGPSRAPSGDWRALVILVDFVDRASQVPGTSFDNLLFGTSFGSMRHYYGVVSYGALDIVTVDPPGTVGWKHVPLPYSYYCNDQNGLGTYPRNAQKLTEDAVNAVNASVDFSRYDNDGDGYVDALFVVHAGPGAEYTSLNSDIWSHAWTTRTDILLDGVRVSHYSMEPEFWESPGDMTMGVYAHELGHAGFGLPDLYDTDYTSAGLDTWSLMAGGSWNGPAPGGASPALPDVWSHMQMGYVTPTTIATNTPGASLHRIIDAPEAWQLWTAGAPGTQYFMAENRQQTGYDLYLQGNGMLVYHVDESVTTDNDNEWYPGHTATGHYRVALEQADGQWHLEQNISADGGDPFPGAGLKTSFSGTTTPDSKSYAGALTSVALRNISTSGTIMTADLEIDDSAPGLTIVTPNGGESLIPGNTYAIRWNARNLTGTVSLSYSTNNGSTWIPINTVSLAALARSGIMSSDAFAGGGSRADEIQVVPSAVPDVPAAPATVADAPAAPAAGVSTYVWTVPTTPSTGCIVRITSDAIPALSDRSDAAFTILNAVTGLWAVQFNYDAMPVIGTNGNAAVAYLQGLEEFWTARWATNLLHRWTSTGTLIQEFTVSGVAGVRGLAYDGTYVYAGQNTTSIAVIDPDTRTQVSTITAPVEVRYIAFDPTANGGQGGFWVGNYTTDVFLISRSGATLRTLPYASLNSPSNYGAAYDQYSQGGPYLWLFGQGGGSATAQRLVGINPATGLPTGVEHDVLTDIGAGIGAPLAGGLFLVPGLAPHAVTLGGILQGTSDHLFGYYLAPLSSASVKAELQGAYDPATSLMRTSLRSKGILAARFPGVPVPATAVDSITIEIRNAATAAGSTVRAFAPAWLLADGSVRKFKDTSRVYLDFAAPTGLYYIIVHHRNHLPVMSAGTVNINGTPVVYDFSTGTDRYYGGNAAGLGGGVYGAFAGDADASAAVGTTDITTIRNAVGLVNVYTPTDADLNGGVGATDIAVTRKNSGRTSSVP; encoded by the coding sequence GTGCCCTATGCACTCCAGCATCTTCCTGAACTGCGTTCGCTCGGTGTGGATGGTGCGTGGGCAGCCCCCGCGCTCCGCGAACAGGTCCAGGCTGTGCCGGGAGGCCGGCCGCTCCGGACCCTCGGACCGTCGCGTGCTCCATCAGGTGACTGGCGTGCACTCGTGATCCTCGTGGACTTTGTTGACAGGGCATCGCAGGTGCCCGGCACATCATTTGACAACCTCCTGTTCGGTACCTCATTCGGTTCGATGCGCCACTATTACGGTGTGGTGAGTTACGGTGCCCTGGATATCGTGACCGTCGATCCGCCGGGAACGGTGGGGTGGAAGCACGTCCCTCTGCCCTACTCGTACTATTGCAACGACCAGAACGGGCTGGGCACCTATCCCCGCAATGCGCAGAAGCTGACGGAGGATGCCGTCAACGCTGTCAATGCGTCCGTCGATTTTTCCCGGTACGACAATGACGGCGACGGCTACGTGGACGCGCTCTTCGTCGTTCACGCAGGCCCCGGGGCCGAATACACGTCGCTGAACTCCGATATCTGGTCCCATGCGTGGACGACGAGGACGGACATCCTGCTCGACGGTGTCAGGGTATCGCACTATTCCATGGAACCGGAGTTCTGGGAATCGCCCGGCGACATGACCATGGGGGTGTATGCGCATGAACTCGGCCACGCCGGGTTCGGCCTGCCCGACCTCTATGATACCGACTATACGTCGGCAGGCCTCGATACCTGGTCGCTCATGGCGGGCGGATCCTGGAATGGCCCGGCACCCGGCGGCGCATCTCCCGCACTCCCCGATGTCTGGTCGCACATGCAGATGGGCTACGTCACGCCGACAACGATCGCGACAAATACCCCGGGTGCTTCCCTGCACCGGATCATCGACGCTCCCGAGGCGTGGCAGCTCTGGACCGCCGGCGCTCCCGGTACGCAATACTTCATGGCAGAGAACCGCCAGCAGACGGGATACGATCTGTACCTGCAGGGGAACGGCATGCTGGTGTATCATGTCGATGAATCCGTGACGACAGACAACGACAATGAGTGGTACCCGGGGCATACGGCCACCGGCCACTACCGCGTTGCGCTTGAACAGGCCGATGGACAATGGCATCTCGAGCAGAACATCAGCGCTGATGGTGGCGACCCCTTCCCGGGAGCCGGACTCAAAACGTCATTCAGTGGAACGACCACGCCGGACTCAAAGAGCTATGCCGGTGCGTTGACCTCGGTGGCCCTGAGGAACATCAGCACGTCCGGCACCATCATGACCGCCGATCTGGAGATCGATGACAGTGCGCCCGGACTGACGATCGTCACGCCGAACGGGGGAGAGAGCCTCATTCCGGGCAACACCTACGCGATCCGTTGGAATGCCCGGAACCTGACCGGCACGGTGTCGCTGTCCTATTCCACCAACAACGGGTCCACCTGGATCCCGATCAACACCGTGAGCCTTGCCGCGCTTGCCAGGTCCGGCATCATGAGTTCGGATGCGTTCGCGGGAGGAGGATCGAGAGCCGATGAGATCCAGGTGGTACCGTCGGCAGTTCCGGATGTTCCGGCAGCACCGGCAACAGTTGCTGATGCCCCTGCGGCACCGGCGGCGGGTGTGAGCACGTACGTGTGGACCGTTCCCACGACACCATCCACCGGGTGCATCGTCCGGATCACGTCCGATGCGATACCGGCCCTGTCCGACAGGAGCGATGCCGCGTTCACGATCCTCAATGCCGTGACAGGCCTCTGGGCAGTGCAGTTCAATTATGATGCGATGCCGGTGATCGGTACGAATGGGAATGCGGCGGTCGCGTATCTGCAGGGCCTGGAGGAATTCTGGACCGCACGCTGGGCCACCAACCTGCTTCACCGATGGACCTCCACGGGGACGCTCATTCAGGAATTCACTGTCAGTGGTGTCGCGGGTGTGCGGGGACTGGCATATGACGGAACGTATGTGTACGCCGGGCAGAACACCACATCGATCGCAGTGATCGATCCGGACACCCGGACCCAGGTCTCCACGATCACTGCTCCGGTCGAGGTGCGGTACATCGCTTTCGACCCCACCGCGAACGGCGGACAGGGCGGCTTCTGGGTCGGCAACTACACGACCGACGTGTTCCTCATCAGCCGCTCCGGGGCAACGTTGCGGACGCTGCCGTACGCGTCGTTGAATTCCCCCTCGAACTATGGAGCGGCCTACGATCAGTACAGCCAGGGCGGGCCGTATCTGTGGCTCTTCGGGCAGGGTGGAGGCTCAGCCACCGCTCAACGGCTAGTCGGGATCAACCCGGCTACCGGACTGCCGACGGGTGTTGAGCATGATGTGCTCACGGATATCGGTGCGGGGATCGGTGCACCTCTTGCGGGCGGACTGTTCCTCGTCCCGGGGCTCGCTCCGCACGCCGTCACGCTGGGAGGGATCCTGCAGGGGACGAGCGACCATCTCTTCGGATATTATCTCGCACCGCTTTCATCGGCCAGCGTCAAGGCCGAACTGCAGGGGGCGTATGATCCTGCAACGTCGCTCATGCGCACGTCGCTCCGATCGAAGGGCATCCTTGCCGCCCGGTTCCCCGGGGTGCCGGTTCCGGCAACGGCGGTGGACAGCATCACGATCGAAATACGGAACGCGGCCACGGCGGCAGGGTCGACGGTGCGTGCATTCGCTCCCGCCTGGTTGCTCGCCGACGGGTCCGTGCGGAAGTTCAAGGACACGAGCCGCGTGTATCTTGACTTCGCGGCCCCGACGGGCCTCTATTATATTATCGTGCACCACCGCAATCATCTTCCGGTCATGAGTGCCGGAACGGTGAATATCAACGGGACGCCGGTGGTGTATGATTTCTCTACCGGCACGGACCGCTATTACGGTGGGAACGCTGCCGGCCTTGGCGGCGGGGTCTATGGAGCATTCGCAGGTGATGCCGATGCAAGCGCCGCGGTCGGCACCACGGATATCACCACCATACGCAACGCGGTCGGCCTTGTGAATGTGTACACGCCCACGGATGCGGATCTGAACGGCGGTGTCGGCGCAACGGACATCGCGGTAACGAGAAAGAACAGCGGCAGGACATCGAGTGTGCCGTGA
- a CDS encoding S8 family serine peptidase codes for MKICGSLIVLAALLEGATAQPRMAIAPIGSSKLDPALEQMLMLRSDPRHAHLARRLDPRPLSGATGGGERLSENEDMVPIIVSGDVHREDVVRAVNGIIGSRHGAILTAVVPADSLRPLAARPGIVAVEASRQLHPSLLHSVPSTGAHVMHAQSDPVRRLTGKGVIIGFTDSGINTPHATFRAADGRTRILSVWDQHGTGTPPSGWSYGAEHDSAEINGSRWWMYDLAEHGTHVAGIAAGNGRPGGTYTGMAPEADIIMVCNRGDDLWSGGLTTVGTLDGYDYIRSRANALGKRHVINTSQGTNLGPHDGTSLFEQAIDADIRAGSVVCLAAGNDALSARHASAVVPSGGAVEIRFSFHTLFPQDTAAIPMEAWYSGGDRISVSCRKEADPSFAPSVPPGSSGLLTFDSVEVVFTNMVHSPLNGDNVIRCTLLPLVPVTEGDIVMVLRFEAADNGSLPDGGRIDLWWERNFEVAFLDHRDDACTIGMPGGARGAITVGSCDNDAGAAGALSVFSAHGPARDGALKPDIVAPGGGVTSSVPGGGFRSMSGTSMAAPHAAGAAALLLEHEPGLTSAQVKERLLAAAVADVRTGLVPNAQWGYGRLSAWRAIHGELPQPRSPLFMSVRQAGASAVIHWTDPPEDPVRTLQHVFVYRDGVRIDSVVPGIGSFLDRAAGVGRHVYWLVASWSDGWLSAPGDAASVEIFLAFHPWLLVDDDAGMPFESYFVDALDSAGGTCDVWHTIAAGPVTKEVLLQYLRNDGGVMWSCGSDYTSALTQAEQAALAAYLDAGGRLFISGQDIGYGLTVRGGESDRQFYASYLRAELALDGSGIFALSGVDDGPLHGMHFRIAGGDGADDQLFPSAVNPLPPAVSLLAYDGTVPDPEQASRALKMDPSRPQMRAAAGTALIGAIAYRWNGCRVVYCSFGFEAIDNAPARAAAMRAIVGSLTVRDTLCHALVRQGGWTMASVPVVSGSMRPADLFASPVPAIYGFDGAYRPLDTLRCGEGFWMHDALPRTDLICGDTAGTHDVPLKAGWNLIAPYHISVSVDAATTTPAGIIESPFFAYDRRYLVAGVLTPGQAYWVRAGREGVLHLR; via the coding sequence ATGAAGATATGCGGATCACTGATCGTGCTTGCGGCCCTCCTGGAGGGTGCCACAGCACAGCCGCGGATGGCCATCGCGCCCATCGGGTCATCCAAACTGGACCCGGCACTCGAACAGATGCTCATGCTCCGGAGCGATCCGCGGCATGCTCACCTCGCCCGCCGGTTGGATCCCCGCCCGCTGTCCGGCGCAACCGGCGGAGGCGAACGCTTGAGCGAAAACGAAGACATGGTTCCGATCATCGTCTCCGGGGATGTGCATAGGGAAGACGTGGTCCGGGCAGTCAACGGCATCATTGGCTCGAGGCACGGTGCGATACTGACCGCGGTGGTTCCCGCCGATTCCCTGCGGCCGCTTGCAGCGCGGCCGGGGATCGTTGCTGTTGAAGCCTCGCGCCAGCTTCATCCTTCGCTGCTCCATAGTGTGCCATCGACGGGGGCACACGTGATGCATGCGCAATCCGATCCGGTGCGCAGGCTCACCGGGAAGGGGGTCATCATCGGATTCACGGATAGCGGGATCAACACGCCCCACGCAACGTTTCGTGCGGCCGACGGGCGCACACGCATACTGTCGGTATGGGACCAGCACGGAACCGGGACCCCGCCATCGGGATGGAGCTACGGGGCGGAACACGATTCAGCCGAGATCAACGGATCGCGCTGGTGGATGTATGACCTGGCGGAACACGGCACGCATGTGGCAGGCATCGCGGCGGGGAATGGACGGCCCGGCGGCACGTACACAGGCATGGCCCCGGAAGCGGACATCATCATGGTGTGCAACCGGGGGGATGACCTGTGGTCCGGCGGACTCACAACGGTGGGAACCCTGGACGGCTACGACTACATCCGGTCCCGGGCGAACGCTCTCGGCAAGCGTCACGTGATCAACACAAGCCAGGGCACCAATCTCGGCCCGCACGATGGAACGTCGCTGTTCGAACAGGCCATCGATGCCGACATACGCGCAGGAAGTGTCGTCTGTCTGGCCGCGGGCAATGATGCGTTGTCCGCACGCCATGCCAGCGCGGTGGTCCCTTCCGGCGGAGCGGTAGAGATACGCTTCTCCTTTCATACGTTGTTTCCACAGGATACCGCTGCGATACCGATGGAGGCGTGGTACAGCGGCGGCGACCGCATCAGTGTCTCGTGCAGGAAGGAAGCTGATCCATCCTTTGCGCCATCCGTGCCCCCCGGGTCCAGCGGATTGCTCACGTTCGATTCGGTGGAGGTCGTGTTCACCAACATGGTCCACTCACCCTTGAACGGCGACAACGTCATCCGGTGCACCCTGCTGCCATTGGTGCCGGTCACGGAAGGGGACATAGTGATGGTCCTCAGGTTCGAGGCAGCGGACAATGGCTCGTTGCCGGACGGCGGGCGGATCGATCTGTGGTGGGAACGCAACTTCGAGGTGGCGTTCCTGGACCATCGCGATGATGCGTGTACGATCGGCATGCCCGGAGGTGCCCGCGGTGCGATCACGGTCGGTTCGTGCGACAACGATGCCGGTGCCGCGGGTGCCCTGTCCGTGTTCAGTGCACACGGCCCTGCACGGGATGGCGCGTTGAAGCCGGATATCGTTGCACCGGGAGGCGGGGTGACGTCATCCGTGCCCGGCGGGGGCTTCCGGAGCATGAGCGGCACCAGCATGGCCGCTCCCCACGCTGCCGGTGCCGCAGCGCTTCTGCTCGAGCATGAACCCGGGCTCACGTCCGCGCAGGTGAAGGAGCGGTTGCTTGCCGCGGCCGTCGCTGATGTGCGTACAGGCCTTGTGCCCAATGCGCAGTGGGGCTACGGCCGGCTCAGCGCCTGGCGGGCGATCCATGGTGAACTCCCGCAACCGCGATCGCCGCTCTTCATGTCTGTACGGCAGGCCGGGGCGAGCGCCGTCATCCATTGGACCGATCCGCCCGAAGATCCGGTGCGTACATTGCAGCATGTGTTCGTGTATCGCGATGGTGTGCGCATCGACAGCGTCGTTCCGGGGATCGGTTCCTTCCTGGATCGGGCAGCCGGTGTTGGCCGCCATGTGTACTGGCTCGTCGCCTCATGGTCGGATGGATGGTTGAGCGCACCGGGCGATGCAGCCTCCGTCGAGATCTTCCTCGCCTTCCATCCGTGGCTCCTCGTGGATGATGATGCGGGGATGCCGTTCGAGTCGTACTTTGTGGATGCATTGGATTCCGCCGGTGGCACGTGCGACGTGTGGCACACTATCGCCGCAGGTCCGGTGACGAAAGAAGTTCTGCTCCAATATCTCCGCAACGACGGCGGGGTGATGTGGTCCTGTGGAAGCGACTATACCTCGGCACTGACGCAGGCAGAACAGGCTGCGCTGGCGGCGTATCTTGATGCCGGCGGACGGCTCTTCATCAGCGGACAGGATATCGGATACGGGTTGACGGTGCGGGGTGGCGAGAGTGACAGGCAGTTCTACGCATCGTATCTCCGCGCAGAGCTGGCGCTGGATGGATCGGGGATCTTCGCGCTGAGCGGAGTTGATGACGGGCCGCTTCATGGAATGCACTTCAGGATCGCAGGAGGCGATGGGGCAGACGACCAGCTTTTTCCTTCTGCCGTCAACCCGCTGCCTCCCGCGGTGTCTCTTCTTGCATACGATGGCACCGTTCCGGATCCCGAACAGGCGAGCCGTGCATTGAAGATGGATCCGTCACGGCCGCAGATGAGAGCCGCAGCCGGTACGGCACTCATCGGGGCCATTGCGTACCGGTGGAATGGATGCAGGGTCGTGTATTGTTCGTTCGGATTCGAAGCGATCGACAACGCGCCGGCGCGTGCCGCGGCCATGAGAGCCATCGTCGGCTCTCTCACCGTGCGCGACACGCTCTGCCATGCGTTGGTCAGGCAGGGAGGGTGGACCATGGCGTCGGTCCCCGTGGTGTCGGGATCCATGCGGCCCGCGGATCTCTTCGCCTCCCCCGTGCCGGCGATCTATGGCTTTGATGGCGCATACCGGCCATTGGATACCCTCCGGTGTGGGGAGGGCTTCTGGATGCATGATGCTCTCCCGCGCACAGACCTCATCTGCGGGGACACGGCGGGAACCCACGATGTGCCGCTGAAGGCGGGATGGAATCTTATCGCGCCGTATCATATCTCGGTCTCCGTGGACGCGGCCACGACCACACCGGCCGGCATCATCGAGTCGCCGTTCTTCGCCTATGACCGCCGGTACCTCGTCGCCGGGGTTCTCACTCCCGGACAGGCGTATTGGGTCCGTGCCGGCCGGGAGGGGGTGCTGCATCTGCGGTAG